From Streptococcus hyointestinalis, a single genomic window includes:
- a CDS encoding IS110 family transposase, which translates to MKCFVGLDVSSTKLDVCIMLSDTTTPFTASLPNDLVGAQEIKKQILELNDTYSFERIVIGMEATSLYSFHPAMFFHEDSDLKALMVEVMVEQPNKIKKYREAFEESKNDTIDAFYIADYFRAERFSPAFLKEEKYLALQHLTRTRLQLIEQLTRTKQHFIENIYYKCNTLSTEIKNESLTTSLWSSTIISLMTEDYTLDELATFPLNDLADFIQKLGRGRFKAPEKLAKAIQSAVRGSYRLPKLQQDSINVILGLLAREIRNLEKLIKDIDKAIEDMVEVIPEYQCLTSVPGVGKVYAAGIIAEIGQIDRFKDHPQVAKYAGLNWKQNQSGNTNSQNTELVKRGNRYLRYYLVEAANSVRRHDSEYQTFYKKKYHEVPKHQHKRAIVLTARKLVRLVDALLRNRQLYAPPRRLMEDR; encoded by the coding sequence ATGAAATGTTTTGTCGGTTTAGACGTTAGCTCTACCAAATTAGATGTCTGTATCATGCTTAGTGATACAACAACTCCCTTTACAGCTTCTCTTCCTAATGATCTAGTAGGGGCTCAAGAAATCAAGAAACAAATTCTTGAACTCAATGATACCTATTCATTTGAACGCATCGTCATTGGTATGGAAGCCACCAGTCTCTACAGCTTTCACCCTGCCATGTTCTTTCATGAAGATAGCGACTTGAAAGCTCTAATGGTTGAAGTCATGGTGGAACAACCCAATAAGATTAAGAAATATCGGGAAGCCTTTGAAGAAAGTAAAAATGATACTATTGATGCCTTCTACATCGCCGATTATTTTCGTGCTGAGCGATTTTCACCTGCTTTTCTCAAAGAAGAAAAGTATCTGGCTCTCCAACACCTAACCAGAACGAGACTACAACTCATTGAACAGTTGACAAGAACAAAACAACACTTTATTGAAAATATTTATTATAAGTGCAATACCTTATCTACTGAAATCAAGAATGAGAGCCTCACAACTTCTCTCTGGTCTAGCACCATTATTTCCTTAATGACTGAAGACTATACCCTCGACGAGTTAGCGACCTTTCCTCTCAATGACCTAGCGGACTTTATCCAAAAATTGGGGAGAGGACGATTCAAAGCGCCTGAAAAATTAGCTAAAGCTATTCAATCAGCTGTCAGGGGATCTTATCGTCTACCCAAGCTCCAACAAGACTCTATCAATGTTATTCTCGGTCTATTAGCTCGAGAAATCAGAAACCTTGAGAAATTAATCAAGGATATTGATAAAGCTATTGAAGACATGGTCGAAGTCATCCCTGAATACCAGTGCTTAACTTCTGTTCCTGGTGTGGGGAAAGTGTACGCTGCAGGCATTATCGCTGAAATTGGACAGATTGATCGCTTTAAAGACCACCCTCAAGTCGCTAAATATGCAGGCTTGAATTGGAAACAGAATCAATCCGGGAACACTAACTCTCAAAATACTGAACTTGTCAAACGAGGCAACCGCTATCTCCGTTATTACTTAGTTGAAGCCGCCAACTCGGTCAGACGACACGATAGTGAGTATCAAACCTTTTACAAGAAGAAGTATCATGAAGTTCCTAAACATCAACACAAACGAGCCATCGTCTTAACCGCTAGAAAACTTGTGCGTCTGGTGGATGCGCTACTACGCAATCGGCAACTCTATGCGCCACCAAGGAGGCTTATGGAAGATAGATGA